In Alicyclobacillus macrosporangiidus CPP55, a single window of DNA contains:
- a CDS encoding gamma-glutamylcyclotransferase family protein, with protein sequence MLYFAYGSCMNHLDFMRTCPTARLVSDNAELRGYRLVFNGRSVTRGGGVANIRRAQGHVVHGVLWDVQDPREIAALDRREGAPFVYRRRRAKVYVGETPMWVWTYELVSPLSVEVPPSEEYAGLIVDAISDPVYRETVLKHVRSLWEGEERSMERVMLHG encoded by the coding sequence GTGCTCTACTTCGCCTATGGAAGCTGCATGAACCATTTGGATTTCATGAGGACATGTCCGACCGCGCGGCTCGTATCTGACAACGCGGAGCTTCGCGGATACAGACTCGTGTTCAATGGCCGGTCGGTGACGCGCGGCGGCGGGGTGGCGAACATCCGGCGTGCGCAAGGGCACGTGGTACACGGAGTGCTGTGGGACGTGCAAGACCCGCGCGAGATCGCGGCGCTCGACCGGCGGGAAGGAGCCCCGTTCGTGTATCGGCGCAGGCGGGCGAAAGTGTACGTTGGCGAGACGCCGATGTGGGTGTGGACGTATGAGTTGGTCAGCCCGCTGTCGGTCGAGGTTCCGCCGTCGGAGGAGTACGCCGGACTGATTGTGGATGCGATTTCGGATCCCGTGTATCGGGAGACGGTGTTGAAGCACGTTCGTTCGCTGTGGGAAGGCGAGGAAAGAAGCATGGAGAGGGTGATGCTGCATGGCTGA
- a CDS encoding AbrB/MazE/SpoVT family DNA-binding domain-containing protein: MKATGVVRQVDQLGRVVLPMELRRTMDIHEKDGLEIFTEGDRIILRKYEPGCIFCNEAEEVREFRGKMVCEKCREELANVHVQVW, encoded by the coding sequence ATGAAGGCGACCGGAGTGGTGCGGCAAGTTGATCAGTTGGGACGCGTGGTGCTGCCGATGGAGTTACGACGCACGATGGACATCCATGAAAAGGATGGGCTTGAGATTTTCACGGAGGGTGATCGAATCATTTTACGAAAGTACGAGCCTGGTTGCATCTTCTGCAATGAGGCGGAGGAGGTCAGGGAATTTCGGGGGAAGATGGTGTGTGAGAAGTGTCGGGAGGAGCTTGCAAACGTTCATGTGCAAGTGTGGTGA
- a CDS encoding mandelate racemase/muconate lactonizing enzyme family protein, which yields MNGIDSFRSIGPVKISRIATDVVRVPLATNYKGSYYHMTHRATIFTRIYTNQGIIGEIYTGDEDEGNAVIQRIIHDEIAPRLIGEDALAIERIWELTRPATYDILRDRRLGLVAQACIDEALWDVFGKAVGQPLWRLWGGYTNTRPIICTGGYYGTGISIEQEMSRVRDMGYRGMKFKVGGRSPEEDAARFIEARKSAGDDFVLIADANQGWTVEEAARFVHLVEDYNLYYFEEPCKWDNDRKFMRDVRFKTGARVCAGQSELSAAGCRELMELGAIDFCNFDASWSGGPTEWRRVAAIAASYGVRMAHHEEAQISVHLLSAIPHGTFVDTFVPERDPIWWNIIKNRPEIREGVISVGEAPGYGWEYDYDFIKKYSVSHLETVSKI from the coding sequence ATGAATGGAATCGATTCCTTTCGATCCATTGGTCCAGTTAAGATTTCGCGGATTGCAACCGATGTAGTGCGCGTCCCTCTCGCGACCAACTACAAAGGCAGTTACTATCACATGACGCACCGTGCCACCATATTCACGCGTATCTATACCAATCAAGGGATTATCGGAGAGATATACACCGGTGACGAAGATGAAGGGAATGCGGTAATCCAGCGCATCATTCACGACGAGATTGCCCCAAGGCTAATCGGAGAGGACGCTCTTGCGATTGAACGTATTTGGGAGCTTACTCGTCCTGCGACATATGACATTCTGAGGGATAGGCGGCTTGGGCTCGTGGCGCAGGCCTGTATCGATGAAGCGCTATGGGATGTCTTTGGAAAGGCAGTTGGCCAACCATTGTGGAGACTGTGGGGGGGATACACGAACACGCGCCCCATCATTTGCACTGGCGGATATTACGGTACGGGGATCAGCATCGAGCAGGAAATGTCGAGGGTTCGGGACATGGGATACCGTGGCATGAAGTTCAAAGTTGGGGGCAGGAGCCCGGAAGAGGACGCTGCACGGTTCATTGAAGCAAGGAAATCCGCGGGTGACGACTTTGTCTTGATTGCCGATGCAAACCAAGGATGGACGGTTGAGGAGGCTGCGAGATTTGTTCATCTGGTGGAAGATTACAATCTGTATTACTTTGAGGAACCGTGCAAATGGGATAATGACCGAAAGTTTATGCGGGATGTGCGATTTAAAACAGGTGCACGTGTCTGTGCTGGCCAAAGCGAACTTTCTGCAGCAGGGTGCCGCGAACTCATGGAACTGGGGGCCATCGACTTCTGCAACTTTGATGCGAGCTGGTCGGGCGGTCCGACCGAATGGCGCCGCGTTGCGGCGATTGCTGCATCGTACGGCGTTCGAATGGCTCATCATGAGGAAGCCCAGATTTCGGTACACCTGCTATCAGCTATTCCTCACGGAACATTTGTAGATACATTTGTACCGGAACGGGATCCTATTTGGTGGAACATTATTAAAAATAGACCAGAAATACGAGAGGGCGTCATTTCCGTCGGAGAGGCTCCGGGATACGGTTGGGAGTACGACTATGATTTCATCAAAAAGTACTCCGTCTCTCATCTAGAAACGGTAAGCAAAATTTGA
- a CDS encoding MFS transporter, producing MERRFMRVLAASMVGSVLEWYDYVLYGTASALVFGSLFFPKLDGFVATLLSLATFAIGFLARPIGGVVFGVLGDKIGRKRVLTLTILIMGTATTLIGLLPTYKSLGFWAPLLLVLLRILQGIGSGSEYAGAVILMAENSKVSNRGFMCSLPYVGVSIGLLLSSGVFSAVRTLPTDEFMSWGWRIPFLLSAVVVVFGVIIRRKLEETPVFEELVKHHKRVRNPVRTAFRTSPKEIILAWMVAIHDNSFAYLYQTFLTAYVTKQLHLPDSVMLTTLTVLGFVQLLSIPAFGALSDRIGRRPLLIGGAVLSALFGFPLFWLLNTKNPLVIGLAVILASGIFRGAIVAVQASWYCELFNSRIRYTGFAVGREWPSIFGGLVPVFASAVLIWAHGHTWAISLLIVAFSLLTITAAIIGPENSKLRLEDIQSGRDREEPIPSVVVSR from the coding sequence ATGGAAAGACGATTCATGCGCGTTCTCGCGGCGAGCATGGTGGGGAGCGTTTTGGAGTGGTATGACTATGTTCTCTACGGTACCGCTTCAGCGCTTGTGTTCGGGAGCTTATTCTTTCCGAAGCTGGACGGGTTCGTCGCAACCTTGCTGTCCCTGGCCACGTTCGCGATTGGCTTTCTGGCTAGACCCATTGGGGGCGTCGTATTTGGAGTGCTCGGCGACAAGATTGGTCGAAAACGGGTCCTCACGCTCACCATCTTGATCATGGGCACGGCGACGACGCTGATCGGTCTCCTACCCACTTACAAGTCTCTCGGGTTCTGGGCGCCGTTGTTGTTGGTACTGTTGCGTATCCTTCAAGGAATTGGCTCGGGGTCGGAATACGCCGGAGCTGTGATCTTGATGGCCGAAAACTCCAAGGTCTCCAACAGGGGATTCATGTGTTCGCTACCGTATGTGGGTGTATCCATCGGGTTACTGCTTTCTTCAGGGGTTTTTAGTGCAGTTAGAACACTTCCAACGGATGAGTTCATGTCCTGGGGATGGCGTATACCGTTTTTGTTAAGCGCGGTTGTTGTAGTATTCGGAGTCATCATACGAAGAAAACTCGAAGAAACTCCCGTGTTTGAGGAACTCGTCAAGCATCATAAACGCGTGCGTAATCCAGTTCGTACAGCATTTCGCACGTCTCCAAAGGAAATTATTCTGGCGTGGATGGTAGCCATTCACGATAATTCATTTGCGTATCTGTATCAAACATTCTTGACGGCTTACGTGACAAAACAGTTACATCTGCCAGACTCCGTCATGTTAACCACGTTGACCGTTCTTGGCTTCGTACAGCTTTTGTCGATACCGGCGTTCGGTGCGCTGTCGGATCGCATCGGCAGAAGACCGCTCTTGATTGGAGGCGCAGTCCTGTCGGCACTGTTCGGCTTTCCGCTCTTCTGGCTGTTGAACACCAAAAACCCGTTGGTGATTGGTCTGGCCGTGATTTTGGCGTCGGGTATCTTTCGGGGGGCTATCGTGGCCGTTCAGGCGTCGTGGTATTGCGAACTGTTCAATTCAAGAATTCGGTATACCGGTTTCGCGGTTGGCAGGGAGTGGCCATCGATTTTCGGCGGACTCGTCCCGGTGTTCGCGAGTGCAGTTCTGATTTGGGCGCACGGACATACATGGGCAATCTCTTTGCTCATTGTGGCCTTTTCCTTGTTAACAATCACGGCTGCGATCATTGGACCGGAAAATTCAAAGCTGAGACTGGAGGACATACAGTCAGGCCGTGATCGCGAAGAGCCCATTCCATCCGTGGTTGTCTCTCGTTAG
- a CDS encoding LacI family DNA-binding transcriptional regulator, whose amino-acid sequence MPKKQVNKPGRNPTIRDVARLAGVGTTTVSRVINHSGPVHPETRRRVLEAMEKLSFRPHEIARGLRTNRLPTVGMIVSDISNPLFSIIVQSAHRILLDQGYQLQLGITNGDPNEEIQLFESFVRQGISGIIASLIDDTKPTISELLRGVPVPVVLLDRQTVSPDTNVVTNDHAKGSWEAVDYLLNLGHRDIALIIGTSKTFPGRARRKALLSRLEYHGLSLREGYLHEVDLSPSQGYEVMMQLLSHPHRPSAVIVGSNQVFVGVITALREMRLNYPSDISIISYDDVPLTQLLAPPITIVNRSLSDLGTEAAKLVIEQIHAPSSAVRHAILPTWLEVRGSCDPV is encoded by the coding sequence GTGCCGAAAAAGCAAGTGAATAAGCCAGGACGCAACCCGACCATCCGGGATGTGGCACGATTGGCCGGGGTTGGTACAACAACCGTCTCGCGGGTAATTAATCATAGCGGGCCCGTCCACCCCGAAACGAGACGCCGCGTGCTAGAGGCGATGGAAAAGTTAAGTTTTCGGCCACATGAGATTGCACGGGGACTACGGACTAATCGATTGCCAACCGTCGGCATGATTGTGAGTGATATCTCTAATCCTTTGTTTTCCATAATCGTTCAAAGTGCGCACCGAATATTATTAGACCAGGGGTACCAATTGCAACTCGGAATCACCAACGGCGATCCCAATGAAGAGATCCAACTCTTTGAGTCATTCGTCCGCCAGGGAATCAGCGGAATCATCGCCTCACTCATTGATGACACTAAACCAACCATTTCCGAACTGCTCAGGGGTGTACCAGTTCCCGTGGTATTGCTCGACAGGCAGACTGTGTCACCCGATACCAACGTGGTAACAAATGACCACGCCAAGGGAAGCTGGGAGGCCGTTGACTACCTGTTGAATCTGGGACACCGGGATATTGCGCTCATTATTGGAACCTCAAAGACGTTCCCTGGCCGTGCAAGAAGAAAAGCGCTATTGTCGCGCCTGGAGTATCATGGTCTTTCTCTCCGTGAGGGTTATCTGCATGAAGTTGATCTGAGTCCTTCGCAAGGATATGAGGTCATGATGCAGCTACTGTCACACCCTCATCGTCCTTCTGCGGTCATTGTGGGAAGTAATCAGGTATTCGTTGGGGTCATCACGGCACTGAGAGAAATGCGCCTGAACTATCCGAGCGACATCTCGATAATCTCTTACGATGATGTGCCCCTCACTCAGCTTCTAGCTCCACCGATCACCATCGTCAACAGGAGTCTGAGTGACCTTGGAACAGAGGCGGCCAAGCTTGTCATCGAACAGATTCATGCACCTTCAAGCGCCGTTCGGCACGCGATATTGCCGACCTGGTTGGAAGTTCGCGGATCATGTGATCCCGTGTAG
- a CDS encoding IS3 family transposase, with protein sequence MGPEVNSRSLVCQLAKEGFPVPVIAKALGLNRTYCYSLLKPPVPKPNRPPVDKDALVKQWIRKLCEEFPTYGYRRIQVMLRRRYNLRVNHKRVYRLMKEMGLLVKSPRKGASRAKRRGKIPVTRSNEHFQCDMTKVWCGKDGWGYLFAVIDAYDREIVGYSFSRFCRTEDLLKAVDMALNYRFPNGVQGAGLTLRTDNGCQMTSRRFIEAMKACQINHERTGYNNPDADGYIERFFRSLKEEEVWLQEYSSFAEAKAAIESYIHFYNTDRPHSALGYRSPLEFRNWKMQQNAA encoded by the coding sequence TTGGGGCCGGAAGTAAATAGCCGTTCTTTGGTCTGTCAGCTCGCCAAAGAAGGGTTTCCGGTCCCAGTGATTGCAAAAGCGTTAGGGCTGAACCGGACGTACTGTTACAGCTTGCTGAAGCCGCCTGTGCCAAAGCCGAACCGGCCTCCTGTGGACAAGGACGCTCTGGTCAAACAGTGGATTCGGAAACTGTGCGAAGAATTCCCCACGTACGGATACCGGCGAATCCAAGTCATGCTGCGTCGCCGATACAACCTGCGGGTGAACCATAAGCGGGTGTATCGGCTGATGAAGGAAATGGGGCTGCTGGTGAAATCTCCGAGGAAGGGCGCTTCACGAGCGAAACGGCGAGGGAAGATACCGGTCACCAGGTCCAACGAGCATTTCCAGTGCGACATGACGAAGGTGTGGTGTGGGAAAGACGGATGGGGATATCTGTTTGCCGTGATTGACGCTTATGACCGGGAGATTGTGGGGTACTCGTTTTCCCGGTTCTGCCGTACGGAGGACCTGCTGAAGGCTGTGGATATGGCGCTGAACTATCGCTTCCCGAATGGCGTTCAAGGTGCCGGTTTGACATTACGAACGGACAATGGCTGCCAGATGACGAGTCGACGGTTCATCGAAGCGATGAAGGCCTGCCAAATCAACCACGAGCGGACGGGGTACAACAACCCTGATGCTGACGGATACATCGAGCGATTCTTCCGGTCGCTGAAGGAGGAGGAGGTCTGGCTGCAGGAATACAGCAGCTTTGCCGAGGCGAAAGCGGCGATTGAGTCGTACATTCACTTTTACAACACGGACCGACCACATTCCGCACTAGGTTATCGCTCGCCGTTGGAATTCAGAAATTGGAAAATGCAACAAAACGCAGCGTGA
- a CDS encoding transposase — MPGRKWTVDEKMNVVLEGMMPGANISEVCRRHGVAQSLYYRWREAFLAGGRAGLQSGPSTREQELEKELQEARAKIGELTMQVDVLRKKSNWGRK; from the coding sequence ATGCCGGGACGTAAGTGGACAGTGGACGAAAAGATGAACGTCGTGCTCGAGGGCATGATGCCCGGTGCGAACATCAGCGAGGTATGTCGGCGGCATGGCGTGGCCCAGAGTCTGTATTACAGGTGGCGTGAAGCGTTCCTGGCTGGTGGACGGGCTGGACTTCAGTCCGGACCCTCTACGAGGGAGCAGGAGCTGGAGAAGGAGTTGCAGGAGGCTCGGGCTAAGATCGGTGAACTTACGATGCAGGTGGATGTGTTGCGAAAAAAATCGAATTGGGGCCGGAAGTAA
- a CDS encoding DDE-type integrase/transposase/recombinase codes for MVERKVLVMSFPFSNAAFTFPVRAENTECFLEAMKHIFQQTGGVPRKIWFDNLLAAVVSIDKNGERTFTDQFLRFAAHYRFQPEFCNPYSGHEKGHVENKVGYSRRNWLVPPPVCDTDAELEEYLACKSETDMDRPHYAKQERIADLWEKERMKLLALPAKPFEVFRLEAARLNKYRELRFEKATYPLPQCRALETVLLKVKWDEIEVLSNDGEYRLLGKLPRPYVDKSITIEWTAVFDGYRRKPRSVMYSDLARYMPSSVRAFVQVEDVEQRKSRIALVRRLLESHEMAEIGAALDTLAGHFSPDAVLEHTLYAMKHPEFRPESLVESHTPAEIHGYTPDLRQYDAILGVNGS; via the coding sequence TTGGTCGAACGCAAGGTGCTGGTGATGTCCTTCCCGTTCAGCAATGCCGCCTTCACCTTCCCGGTGCGTGCGGAGAATACCGAATGCTTTCTGGAGGCGATGAAACATATCTTCCAGCAGACAGGAGGTGTTCCAAGAAAGATCTGGTTCGACAATCTGTTAGCGGCGGTCGTCTCCATTGACAAGAACGGCGAGCGAACGTTCACCGACCAGTTCCTTCGGTTTGCAGCCCATTACCGGTTCCAGCCAGAGTTCTGCAATCCGTACAGCGGGCATGAGAAAGGGCATGTGGAGAACAAGGTGGGATACAGCCGAAGGAATTGGCTCGTCCCCCCTCCCGTGTGCGATACCGATGCCGAGCTGGAGGAGTATCTGGCCTGTAAGTCAGAGACTGATATGGATCGGCCGCACTATGCCAAGCAAGAGCGTATCGCCGACCTGTGGGAAAAGGAGCGTATGAAACTGCTCGCGTTACCGGCCAAGCCGTTCGAGGTGTTCCGTCTGGAGGCCGCCCGCCTGAACAAGTATAGGGAGCTGCGGTTCGAGAAGGCCACCTATCCGCTGCCACAATGCCGCGCACTGGAGACGGTGCTGTTGAAGGTGAAGTGGGACGAGATCGAGGTCTTATCAAACGACGGGGAGTACCGGCTCTTGGGGAAACTGCCACGGCCGTATGTGGACAAGTCCATTACGATTGAGTGGACTGCCGTGTTCGACGGATACCGGAGGAAGCCGCGGTCCGTGATGTACTCCGACCTGGCCAGATACATGCCCTCGTCGGTGCGGGCCTTCGTGCAGGTGGAGGACGTCGAGCAGAGGAAGTCCCGAATCGCCCTCGTCCGCCGCCTGCTGGAGAGCCACGAGATGGCCGAGATAGGGGCAGCGCTCGATACGCTGGCGGGGCACTTCAGCCCAGATGCTGTCCTCGAGCATACGCTGTACGCCATGAAACACCCGGAGTTCCGGCCTGAATCGTTGGTGGAATCGCATACGCCGGCGGAAATTCACGGGTACACGCCGGACCTGCGGCAGTACGACGCCATTCTGGGGGTGAACGGGTCGTGA
- the istB gene encoding IS21-like element helper ATPase IstB translates to MKQALADACKSLHLGYVMEAYEDIPFNDRTEYLLRVLEAELRGRELSRIRRLLKKARFPQMKTLEGYDFRAVTFPPHCNKELLTGLAFLERKENVLMLGKVGTGKTHLAIALGMEACRRGHEVRFFRVHDLVATLQEKYQAGTLRRFLMELQKAELLILEMGFVPFHKDGAELLFHVISDCYEQRSVIVTSNLEFGQWNTVFGDARLTAALVDRLVHHAHVLAFAGESYRLKHALSEAKSS, encoded by the coding sequence GTGAAACAGGCGCTGGCAGATGCGTGCAAGAGTCTGCACCTGGGGTACGTGATGGAGGCGTATGAGGACATCCCCTTCAACGACCGGACCGAATACCTGCTGCGCGTGCTGGAAGCGGAGCTGCGGGGTCGCGAGCTATCCCGAATCCGCAGGTTGCTGAAAAAGGCCCGGTTCCCACAGATGAAGACGCTGGAAGGCTACGACTTTCGGGCAGTGACGTTTCCGCCGCATTGCAATAAGGAACTGCTGACAGGCCTGGCGTTCCTGGAGAGGAAGGAGAATGTCCTCATGCTGGGGAAGGTCGGCACTGGGAAGACCCACCTGGCCATTGCCCTGGGGATGGAGGCGTGTCGGCGAGGTCATGAGGTGCGGTTCTTTCGGGTACACGACCTGGTGGCGACACTGCAGGAGAAGTACCAAGCCGGGACCCTACGTCGGTTCCTAATGGAGCTACAAAAGGCGGAGCTGCTCATTCTGGAAATGGGATTCGTGCCCTTTCACAAAGACGGAGCGGAACTGCTGTTCCACGTGATCTCCGACTGCTACGAACAGCGGAGCGTGATTGTGACGTCGAACCTCGAATTCGGGCAGTGGAACACGGTTTTCGGGGACGCCAGGCTGACCGCCGCATTGGTAGACCGCCTCGTGCACCATGCCCACGTGCTGGCGTTCGCCGGCGAGAGCTATCGTCTGAAGCATGCGTTGTCTGAAGCGAAGTCGTCGTAA
- a CDS encoding extracellular solute-binding protein codes for MHFTRKVFTAVGGVGILTAGVVTACGNANGSGGNNTGNANDSKVTISIDLPLYNVNPQAQKDFMNRVIADFEKQNPNIKVNWQTYASASQENTTLQTSLATKQGPDIFVLGSTFMPVAYSTKAFHVLSEQDWNTVGGRSQFLNSMLEMAGPSPDQDIGVPADNMPYVMVYNKKMFQEVGISSPPKTWTEFIEDAKKLTNPSKNQWGAVLDPADPYIPWRFCWTYARELGGDFISHDLKTATLDSQASIQALQFWMDWVTKYKIASPNDLTYKEADAIQAFEQGHAAMLMMEGTKVLPALDSSPVKNDYAVAEMPTVPYGMSSLPPGGEVVEGGLAGHYYAIPNYVTGNAYQASLKFIGFMSKVNQQRAKSEVDGYFPVTYDAYKGYARLDTPMMKPFVEAANKVGPTPFSPVWGDLEVIYASAVSKITNELATNTFKPGDIEAVLRAANAQVQAKIDAGTK; via the coding sequence ATGCATTTCACCCGTAAAGTTTTCACGGCAGTTGGGGGCGTCGGTATACTAACGGCAGGAGTTGTCACTGCTTGTGGCAATGCCAACGGGTCTGGTGGTAATAACACTGGCAACGCCAATGATTCTAAGGTAACGATATCGATCGATTTACCGCTCTACAACGTGAATCCCCAGGCACAGAAAGATTTCATGAATCGTGTTATTGCAGACTTCGAAAAACAAAATCCAAATATTAAGGTGAATTGGCAAACATACGCTTCAGCATCCCAGGAGAATACAACGCTTCAAACTTCGCTTGCCACAAAACAGGGTCCAGATATTTTTGTACTTGGTTCCACATTTATGCCGGTCGCGTATTCAACCAAGGCATTTCATGTGTTGAGTGAACAGGATTGGAACACCGTTGGTGGGCGTTCTCAATTTCTAAACTCTATGTTGGAAATGGCAGGCCCAAGCCCGGACCAAGATATTGGGGTTCCGGCAGATAATATGCCATATGTGATGGTCTATAACAAAAAGATGTTTCAAGAGGTCGGAATTTCGTCTCCTCCAAAAACCTGGACTGAATTCATTGAAGATGCGAAGAAACTTACGAATCCCTCCAAAAACCAGTGGGGAGCCGTGTTGGATCCGGCAGATCCTTATATTCCATGGAGATTTTGTTGGACGTATGCGAGAGAACTAGGTGGGGATTTCATTTCGCATGATTTGAAAACGGCTACACTAGATTCTCAGGCATCTATACAAGCGCTACAGTTCTGGATGGATTGGGTAACCAAGTACAAAATCGCGTCGCCGAATGATTTGACTTACAAAGAGGCGGACGCAATACAAGCGTTTGAGCAAGGGCATGCTGCAATGCTCATGATGGAAGGCACAAAGGTTCTGCCTGCACTCGATTCTTCACCCGTTAAAAATGATTACGCGGTGGCTGAAATGCCAACGGTGCCTTATGGAATGTCCTCCTTACCTCCGGGGGGTGAGGTGGTTGAAGGCGGGCTGGCGGGGCATTACTATGCGATTCCTAACTACGTAACCGGCAATGCCTATCAAGCTTCTCTCAAATTCATCGGATTTATGTCGAAGGTGAATCAACAACGCGCCAAGTCTGAAGTAGATGGATATTTTCCTGTTACCTACGATGCTTATAAAGGCTACGCCCGGTTAGACACGCCGATGATGAAACCGTTTGTAGAGGCAGCGAACAAGGTTGGTCCCACGCCGTTTTCGCCGGTTTGGGGCGACCTAGAGGTTATCTACGCCAGCGCAGTTAGTAAGATTACGAATGAATTAGCAACAAATACATTTAAGCCTGGTGATATCGAAGCTGTGTTAAGAGCGGCAAATGCGCAAGTGCAGGCGAAGATTGATGCGGGAACCAAATGA
- a CDS encoding carbohydrate ABC transporter permease produces MTSYESKVEMTFFVSAKKKRTAWRNSPYWMILPAVLLLLLLIGIPFFISLYFSFTALDQYTIAHWASAPIVGLRNYVEAFSRTTFVGAPPLQSAVVSCGFSLLTTIIITPIGITAALIANIPFRGRRWIRTIFLLPYAVPVFVNAIIWRMLFMNGWGLVDRVLAQLHLASVNTYWLIGPHSFWAMVIADVWASWPFVYLMVLAGLQGIPKDWYESAYIDGASPIRCFFSITLPAIRPVLFIALLLSTLNHFNNFTLPYVMFGTPPSPQAEVLPLNVYITSFQNFSFGLGSAVSILTLVLMMIPVVFYIHMLRLGEDTTR; encoded by the coding sequence TTGACGAGCTATGAAAGTAAAGTGGAAATGACATTCTTTGTCTCAGCCAAGAAGAAAAGAACCGCTTGGAGGAACAGTCCTTATTGGATGATACTTCCTGCTGTACTGCTCCTATTGCTGCTTATTGGAATTCCATTTTTCATCTCGCTCTATTTCAGCTTCACAGCATTAGATCAATACACGATTGCTCATTGGGCGAGCGCACCGATCGTGGGTTTGAGGAACTATGTCGAAGCGTTTAGCCGAACCACTTTCGTTGGTGCACCACCGCTCCAGAGCGCTGTCGTAAGCTGTGGCTTTTCGCTCTTAACGACAATTATTATAACCCCCATTGGGATAACTGCTGCACTAATAGCTAATATACCATTCCGTGGGCGACGTTGGATTCGGACCATATTTTTGTTGCCTTACGCGGTGCCCGTTTTTGTGAATGCGATTATTTGGCGAATGTTATTTATGAATGGGTGGGGATTGGTTGACAGGGTACTTGCGCAACTACACCTGGCAAGTGTGAATACTTACTGGTTGATCGGTCCTCACAGCTTTTGGGCAATGGTGATAGCCGATGTCTGGGCCTCTTGGCCGTTCGTTTACCTTATGGTCCTGGCAGGGTTACAGGGAATTCCAAAAGATTGGTATGAATCCGCGTACATTGACGGTGCGTCTCCGATTCGGTGCTTCTTCTCGATTACGTTACCTGCAATACGTCCCGTATTGTTCATAGCCTTACTACTCTCGACGTTAAATCACTTTAATAATTTTACTCTGCCGTATGTAATGTTCGGTACACCACCGTCTCCTCAAGCAGAAGTCTTGCCATTAAACGTTTATATTACGTCTTTCCAAAACTTTAGTTTTGGTTTGGGATCAGCGGTGTCGATTCTTACGCTAGTGCTTATGATGATACCTGTTGTGTTTTATATCCACATGCTCCGGCTAGGAGAGGATACGACACGATGA
- a CDS encoding carbohydrate ABC transporter permease — MNTKGFWVYLRWIVIIILSIFVLVPILYMIVVSLTPDSEISAGQLLPRHMAIGNYIQMWKTINLAQGLWNSFVIACLAAGLSTLVALGAAYSLARFRFRGRKLFLVSLVGVQAVPHVTLLLPLFVLIVIIQNFLGVQLVGHYYVVVFTHLTFALPLGCWLLLSYAHSIPLELEEAGLVDGCRRLQVLRYIVFPLMIPGIVVSFVFAFLSSWVDVLFTSVLTSPATRTVAIELQSYIATGSQGGGSIYWGQLMASNLVAGLPVVIIFLIFQRYITGGLMGGAVKG; from the coding sequence ATGAACACAAAAGGATTCTGGGTTTATCTGCGGTGGATTGTCATCATAATATTGTCGATATTCGTTTTGGTCCCTATTCTTTATATGATCGTGGTTTCTTTGACCCCGGACTCTGAAATATCAGCAGGGCAACTGCTGCCGAGACATATGGCGATAGGGAATTATATACAAATGTGGAAGACTATTAACCTAGCGCAAGGGCTATGGAATAGCTTCGTCATTGCGTGTCTTGCAGCAGGGTTGTCAACGCTTGTCGCTCTAGGTGCCGCATATTCCCTTGCTCGGTTTCGGTTCAGAGGAAGAAAACTATTTCTGGTGTCTCTGGTTGGTGTGCAAGCGGTCCCACACGTTACCTTGTTACTTCCATTGTTTGTTTTAATAGTCATCATACAGAATTTCCTTGGTGTTCAACTAGTTGGGCACTACTATGTCGTTGTTTTCACGCATTTGACATTTGCACTGCCGTTAGGGTGCTGGCTGCTGCTTTCTTACGCTCATAGTATCCCGCTCGAACTGGAAGAAGCCGGGCTCGTTGACGGGTGTCGAAGATTACAAGTTCTACGTTATATTGTTTTCCCCTTGATGATTCCCGGCATCGTTGTCAGTTTTGTCTTTGCCTTTTTGTCATCATGGGTCGACGTGCTGTTTACGAGTGTTCTCACGTCTCCTGCTACGAGAACAGTCGCGATCGAGCTGCAGTCTTATATAGCTACTGGATCTCAAGGAGGCGGTAGCATTTACTGGGGGCAATTAATGGCATCAAATCTCGTCGCTGGATTGCCAGTTGTGATTATATTCTTGATATTCCAGCGGTATATCACAGGCGGGCTTATGGGAGGTGCAGTCAAGGGATAA